A single region of the Lacerta agilis isolate rLacAgi1 chromosome 9, rLacAgi1.pri, whole genome shotgun sequence genome encodes:
- the DOK7 gene encoding LOW QUALITY PROTEIN: protein Dok-7 (The sequence of the model RefSeq protein was modified relative to this genomic sequence to represent the inferred CDS: inserted 7 bases in 4 codons; deleted 3 bases in 2 codons) — translation MTDSAVVVEGPLKWRDGKKWKNRWAVLRKPSPVAGFHLSDCLLMLVYKERSERLKGLKERNSVTLEDICGLDPGLCYEGLNHTLAIICLSQVVMLGFENKETMHAWDLRIRYSLGEVHRFHVVVAPGTKLESGPATLHFCNDILVLAKDNPPSIMGQWKLSDLRRYGAVPNGFVFEGGTRCGFWAGVFFLSCTEGEKISFLFDCIVHGISPMKGPFGLRPVLPDPSINPACTEERVAHEALQLEKRLSLLSHTSYHGDDRSLSSSLRTXSHSDASIGSRLTIWADQSSASTSQESHGLPAAKGIHLGGEKAHSEGIRSIXKPPPKLRSRQLQEIGRQSSSDSGIATGSHSSYSGSFSSYAGSLDICRGDEFGSLLSLPLNLPSDQNICTCTXGDHLRSPGLEYQVPSSLRHXYDTPRSLLQVAAKDTQSSSADSSLSKGEPSQEISDLKLPLPHLEAQLLLAQRGRGHASSFPEEHAKDSSLGASIDFGSRWSHIRQQAQLLDSRSTDVATFIGVSSSPCELCSSPSGTTQAVFSPCPVCGGLKETSILSSGILPASPGPKGSFEFMMPPTESGAPPDPEEAGAVGYSADLPMADRLRGEMANYVNIPTSPTSKKQLHYMELELQEPSTSIRGSGSTKYAQIDIAATETAHKVGTQHAQCREERLQELEQKKKGSS, via the exons ATGACGGATTCCGCGGTGGTGGTGGAGGGCCCGCTCAAGTGGAGAGACGGCAAAAAG TGGAAGAACCGATGGGCGGTGCTGCGCAAACCTTCGCCGGTGGCGG GCTTCCATCTTTCAGATTGCTTGCTTATGCTTGTATACAAGGAAAGATCTGAACGACTGAAGGGGCTGAAGGAGAGGAACAGCGTGACTTTGGAAGACATCTGTGGCCTGGATCCTGGGCTTTGTTATGAGGGTCTGAATCATACTCTCGCCATCATCTGTTTGAGTCAAGTTGTTATGCTGGGCTTTGAAAACAAGGAAACCATGCATGCCTGGGACCTGCGCATTCGCTACAGTTTAGGTGAAG TTCACAGGTTTCATGTTGTGGTAGCACCTGGAACTAAACTGGAGAGTGGTCCGGCAACTCTCCACTTTTGCAACGATATTCTAGTACTAGCAAAAGATAACCCACCCTCTATCATGGGACAATGGAAACTCTCAGATCTGCGACGCTATGGAGCTGTTCCTAATGGATTTGTCTTTGAAGGAGGAACTCGGTGTGGTTTCT gggctggtgtgttttttttatcttgcacGGAAGGAGAAAAGATCAGCTTTCTCTTTGATTGCATTGTTCATGGGATCTCTCCAATGAAAGGCCCTTTTGGTCTACGTCCAGTCCTGCCAG accccAGCATAAATCCTGCATGCACGGAAGAGAGAGTGGCCCATGAAGCTTTGCAGTTAGAGAAGCGACTCAGCCTTCTGTCCCACACAAGTTATCATG GTGATGACAGAAGCTTGTCAAGTTCTCTTCGGAC CAGCCACTCTGATGCTAGCATTGGGAGCAGGTTGACTATTTGGGCAGACCAGTCTTCAGCCAGTACTTCTCAAGAAAGTCATGGATTGCCTGCAGCAAAGGGAATTCATCTTGGAGGGGAGAAGGCCCACTCAGAAGGTATCCGCAGCA ACAAACCGCCTCCTAAGCTTCGATCCAGACAGCTGCAAGAAATAGGCCGCCAAAGTTCTTCTGATAGTGGGATAGCTACTGGGAGTCATTCTTCTTACTCGGGAAGTTTTTCCTCCTATGCTGGGAGCTTGGACATTTGCCGAGGCGATGAATTTGGATCATTGTTGAGTCTGCCGCTGAACCTCCCTTCAGACCAGAATATATGCACTTGCAC AGGTGATCACCTGAGGAGCCCTGGCCTGGAGTACCAGGTCCCCAGTTCCCTTAGACA CTATGACACACCCAGGAGTTTGCTACAGGTAGCTGCTAAAGACACACAAAGTTCAAGTGCGGATTCCTCGTTATCCAAGGGTGAACCGTCTCAA GAAATTAGTGACCTCAAACTGCCATTGCCACATCTGGAAGCACAGCTTCTTCTGGCACAGAGGGGAAGGGGCCACGCAAGCAGCTTT CCCGAGGAACATGCCAAAGACTCATCACTTGGGGCAAGCATAGATTTTGGTTCAAGGTGGTCCCATATAAGACAGCAAGCACAATTGTTAGATTCTAGAAGTACTGATGTGGCAACATTCATTGGGGTCTCCAGCAGCCCCTGTGAACTGTGTAGCTCTCCTTCTGGGACAACACAAGCTGTCTTTTCACCTTGCCCGGTCTGTGGAGGGCTAAAG gaaaCATCCATTTTATCATCTGGAATCTTACCAGCCAGTCCAG GTCCTAAAGGAAGCTTTGAATTTATGATGCCACCTACAGAGTCTGGAGCACCACCTGATCCTGAAGAAGCTG GGGCAGTTGGTTATTCAGCAGACCTACCGATGGCCGATCGGTTGCGTGGTGAAATGGCAAACTATGTTAATATTCCTACAAGCCCCACATCAAAGAAACAGCTTCATTACATGGAGCTGGAACTTCAGGAACCTAGTACAAGCATAAGAG GGAGTGGATCAACTAAATATGCCCAGATTGACATTGCAGCGACAGAGACTGCCCACAAAGTAGGGACACAACATGCTCAGTGCCGAGAAGAGCGCCTGCAAGAGCTGGAACAGAAGAAGAAAGGCTCTTCATAG